A single window of Hyla sarda isolate aHylSar1 chromosome 2, aHylSar1.hap1, whole genome shotgun sequence DNA harbors:
- the LOC130357574 gene encoding olfactory receptor 142-like, giving the protein MENAFNISKNLVLLGLVEMEELRYLYCVLSISLYSFILLLSVIIVFVIFTDTTLHEPMYILISNLVLNGIFGSSSFFPKLIVDLMTSSTTITHGNCVAQALCVALFAFYEMNTFTIMAYDRYLAVCHPLHYGMLVTNERIINLTIGSFLVTFILSLIAVLLTSKLPLCGNLINNIVCDNMSIVNLSCVDSSVSQLFSASASAVYICVTILVTVFSNLQIFVVCSKLSGESRQKAVHTLVTHLLNFSVFFVGLFFIFIRYRLVGVNLPVIIHILFSVTPLLVPPLFNPLIYGVRTHVLKIRLFHRWHQVSIQNLLKFY; this is encoded by the exons ATGGAAAATGCCTTCAACATCAGCAAAAATCTGGTCCTCCTTGGACTTGTGGAGATGGAAGAACTAAGATATCTGTACTGCGTCCTGTCTATTAGTCTATATTCATTTATTCTACTCTTGAGTGTTATTATTGTGTTTGTCATATTCACAGATACTACGTTACACGAACCCATGTACATCCTCATAAGTAATCTGGTCCTCAATGGAATTTTTGGCAGCTCGTCCTTTTTCCCAAAGTTGATAGTCGACCTCATGACCTCGTCTACGACCATCACTCATGGCAACTGTGTTGCTCAAGCTCTGTGTGTTGCCTTATTTGCCTTCTATGAAATGAACACCTTCACCATAATGGCGTATGACCGATATTTGGCCGTTTGTCACCCGCTGCACTATGGCATGTTGGTAACCAATGAGAGGATTATAAACCTTACCATTGGGTCCTTTCTAGTGACCTTCATACTTTCACTCATAGCCGTGCTCCTCACATCCAAGCTTCCTCTTTGTGGCAACTTAATAAACAATATTGTTTGTGACAATATGTCGATTGTTAATCTCTCCTGTGTGGACTCCTCCGTCAGTCAACTTTTCTCCGCTTCTGCATCCGCCGTCTACATCTGTGTCACCATCTTGGTCACCGTTTTCTCCAATCTTCAGATATTTGTTGTCTGCTCGAAACTCTCTGGAGAATCACGTCAGAAAGCCGTCCACACCCTGGTCACCCATCTACTCAACTTCTCTGTCTTTTTTGTTGGACTTTTCTTCATTTTTATCAGGTACAGGCTGGTCGGTGTTAATCTCCCGGTTATCATCCACATACTCTTCTCTGTCACTCCTCTCCTTGTGCCACCATTGTTCAACCCTTTGATCTATGGAGTCCGGACACATGTGCTGAAAATCAGA ctttttcacagatggcatcaagttagcatccaaaatttgctgaaattttattga